The segment TACCTGGGCGAGAGTTTCACCCTGGTTTGAGGAAAGTAGTAGTCTTAACGTTCTGACCGGGACTCATGCAACTCCAGACCAAACTCAACCTCAAGGTCACGCAGAAGCAGATCCTGACCCCTGGTCTGGTGCAGATGGTCAGCGTCCTTGCGCTCAACAAGCTGGAGCTCAAGGACATGATCAACGCCGAGATGGTGGAGAACCCGGTGCTGGAGGAACTGGAGTCGCCCGTCCCCTCCATCGACGACGTCTCGCGAAGCGAGGAGAAGAACGATCGCGCCAGCGTCGCCGCGGAAGAGGCCAACGGACAGGAGCGCCAGCGCGACCCGTTCGAGGAGATCGATTTCGGCTCCTACTTCCGCGACTACCTCGACCCGGGCTACCGCAGCCCGGCGGCCGAAATCACCGAGCGCCCGTCGTTTGAGAACTTCCTTTCATCACCGACCACCCTGACCGACCACTTGATGTGGCAGTTGCGTTCGCTGCACCTGCGGGACCAGGTGCGCGCCGCCGCCGAGCTGATCATCGGCAATCTGAACGAGGACGGCTATCTCACCGCGACGGACGAGGAATTACTGGCCGCGGCCCGTGGGCAGCGGATGGCGGAACCTGCCGACGTCGCTCCGGCAGAGGAAGAGTCGCCAGAGCCCGAGGTGGGGCCGGAGGACGAACCCGCGGAGGCTGTGGCATCCGAGGAGCCTGCAGAGAGCGGAGCGGCTCTACCGGAAGTCCAACCCGAGGTGGCCACGGCGGCGGACGAAGGCGCCGAGGGCGAAGGCGCCGAAGACGAAGGCAGCAACGTCATCTCCATGCCGTCACCGGCGGCGGCCGAGCCCGAGTTCGACGCGGAGGCGTTGAGAGAGGCCCACGCGGTAGTTCGCCAGCTCGATCCGGTCGGTGTGGGGGCGCGCGATTTGCGCGAGTGCCTGCTGGCCCAACTTGAGTACCAGCAGCAACTGCGCCAGCAACTGGAGCTGGAGGTTGAGGAAGATCTCGACCAGGTCCTGACCGACTGCATTGCGGTGGTGAGTGACCACCTGAAGGCGCTGGAGGGCCGCCAACAGAAGGAGATCGCCCGCGCTATCGGTCGCCCGGCGGAGGCGGTGGAGCGCGCCGTGAGCTACCTGCGCACGCTCGATCCGCGCCCCGGCCTGCGCTACAACCGCAGCGAACCGCGGCTCATCGAGCCGGAAGTCGCTTTCGTCAAGCAGGGCGAGGAGTACCTCATTGTGATGAACGATGAGGACGTTCCCCAACTGCGGCTCAATCCCGCCTACCGGCGCTTGCTGAACCGGGATGGCGCCGACCGCGAGGTGCGAACCTACGTGAAGGAGCGTTACCGGTCGGCAGTGCAGCTCATCAAGAACATCGAGCAGCGTCGTCAGACCATCCAGCGCGTCTGCCAGGTGATCCTGGACCGGCAACGGGATTTCCTCGACCAGGGCATGGACCACCTGAAACCCATGATGATCAAGGAGGTGGCCGAAGAGATCGGGGTGCATCCCTCCACGGTGAGCCGGGCGGTGGCCAATAAGTACGTCCACACGCCGCAGGGTGTGCTGGAGCTGCGCTACTTCTTCAGCGAGGGCGTACAGGGCCCGGAGGGCAGCACGACCTCTCTGCTGGTACTGAAGCAGCGGGTCAAGAAACTGATCGAAGAAGAAGATCCCACCCGGCCGTTGACCGACGAGCAGATCACCCGCATCCTCCAGTCGCAGGGCATCCAGGTCACTCGCCGCACGGTCGCGAAGTACCGGGAAGACATGCGCATCCCGAGCACCCACCAGCGCCGAGTCAAAAAATAGTTGCGGTAGCGGTTCCATTCCGGCGCCGGCCGCCGCCAGCGCCCGAGGAGGGAGTCCATGAACGTCGAGTACACCGGCAGACAGTACGAAGTCACTCCCGCGGTCCGCAAGCAGGTGGAGCAAGGTCTGGCCAAGCTGGAAAAGATCCTGGGCGATAATTTCGATACCCACGTCGTCCTCACCATCGAGCGCCACCGGCACATCGCCGAGATCACCATCGTGGTGCGCGATCATCCCATCGTCGGAATCGCCGAGGCCAATGACATGTCCGGCGCCATCGGCGAGGCCTTGGACCGCATCGACCGGCAGGCGGTGAAGTACAAGAGCCGCTGGCGCACCATCAAGCGCAAGGCGCGCAAGAAATGGGATGGAGGCCCCAGCCCTC is part of the Terriglobales bacterium genome and harbors:
- the rpoN gene encoding RNA polymerase factor sigma-54; amino-acid sequence: MQLQTKLNLKVTQKQILTPGLVQMVSVLALNKLELKDMINAEMVENPVLEELESPVPSIDDVSRSEEKNDRASVAAEEANGQERQRDPFEEIDFGSYFRDYLDPGYRSPAAEITERPSFENFLSSPTTLTDHLMWQLRSLHLRDQVRAAAELIIGNLNEDGYLTATDEELLAAARGQRMAEPADVAPAEEESPEPEVGPEDEPAEAVASEEPAESGAALPEVQPEVATAADEGAEGEGAEDEGSNVISMPSPAAAEPEFDAEALREAHAVVRQLDPVGVGARDLRECLLAQLEYQQQLRQQLELEVEEDLDQVLTDCIAVVSDHLKALEGRQQKEIARAIGRPAEAVERAVSYLRTLDPRPGLRYNRSEPRLIEPEVAFVKQGEEYLIVMNDEDVPQLRLNPAYRRLLNRDGADREVRTYVKERYRSAVQLIKNIEQRRQTIQRVCQVILDRQRDFLDQGMDHLKPMMIKEVAEEIGVHPSTVSRAVANKYVHTPQGVLELRYFFSEGVQGPEGSTTSLLVLKQRVKKLIEEEDPTRPLTDEQITRILQSQGIQVTRRTVAKYREDMRIPSTHQRRVKK
- the raiA gene encoding ribosome-associated translation inhibitor RaiA yields the protein MNVEYTGRQYEVTPAVRKQVEQGLAKLEKILGDNFDTHVVLTIERHRHIAEITIVVRDHPIVGIAEANDMSGAIGEALDRIDRQAVKYKSRWRTIKRKARKKWDGGPSPRRREPKAKRAAVGPSESTAVPVVVHAFPATLRTAEAHVVRARDAVALRPMTLEEAIKEAEFRDRDVFVFRDRDGKVKVLHRTRDGRLELIEAP